Proteins from a genomic interval of Xanthomonas sp. AM6:
- a CDS encoding MFS transporter — protein MNRTTTPAPRRPNPLQALFNLRREEVGPVLVASLFFFCVLTALMLLRPARDALGMERGIEGIRWLFIGTAVATLAVNPLFGWLVARLRRLQFIAATYGFFMLSLVGFWALLSFAPGAIGQRSGQVFYVWFSVFNLFVTMVFWALLADRFSLDQGKRLFALISVGGTLGAIFGPWLTSRLAEPLGTPSLLLVAGGFLLLALAAAWLLVRVAPDRTGAEAPGADVGSAKDAGPIGGSAWAGVRAVFRSRYLTGIAGYIVLMTVLATCIYFTRLQMVAAAADGLDARAAIMGNIDMWTQVAVLVLQFTLTGKIIQRFGLGATLAILPVATALGFIGLAIYGSFAALILLEAANRAVQRGITRPAREALFTVVSREEKYKAKAFVDTFMYRVGDVVGAQAEGVLGRLGLAMGGLVGAVVPLALAWAALGIWLGRAQARRSTPPAEAAPAPSRGAHEDPSPAAAHTAASSAR, from the coding sequence ATGAATCGAACCACGACACCGGCGCCGCGTCGCCCGAACCCGTTGCAGGCCCTGTTCAATCTCCGCCGCGAGGAGGTCGGGCCGGTACTCGTTGCATCGCTGTTCTTCTTCTGCGTGCTGACGGCGCTGATGCTGCTGCGCCCGGCCCGCGACGCGCTGGGCATGGAGCGCGGCATCGAGGGCATCCGCTGGCTGTTCATCGGCACCGCGGTGGCGACGCTGGCGGTGAACCCGCTGTTCGGCTGGCTGGTCGCTCGCCTGCGGCGGCTGCAGTTCATCGCTGCCACCTACGGGTTCTTCATGCTGAGCTTGGTGGGCTTCTGGGCGCTGCTGTCGTTCGCGCCCGGCGCGATCGGGCAGCGCAGCGGGCAGGTGTTCTACGTCTGGTTCAGCGTGTTCAACCTGTTCGTCACCATGGTGTTCTGGGCGCTGCTGGCCGACCGTTTCAGCCTCGACCAGGGCAAGCGATTGTTCGCCCTGATCTCGGTGGGCGGCACCCTCGGCGCGATCTTCGGGCCCTGGCTGACCTCGCGGCTGGCCGAGCCGCTGGGCACGCCGAGCCTGCTGCTGGTCGCCGGCGGATTCCTGCTGCTGGCCCTGGCCGCGGCCTGGTTGCTGGTGCGCGTGGCGCCGGACAGGACGGGCGCCGAGGCACCTGGCGCCGATGTCGGATCGGCAAAGGACGCCGGACCTATCGGCGGCAGCGCCTGGGCGGGCGTGCGCGCGGTGTTCCGGTCGCGCTACCTGACCGGCATCGCCGGCTACATCGTGCTGATGACCGTGCTGGCGACCTGCATCTACTTCACCCGCCTGCAGATGGTCGCGGCCGCGGCGGACGGGCTGGACGCACGCGCGGCGATCATGGGCAACATCGACATGTGGACGCAGGTCGCGGTGCTGGTGCTGCAGTTCACCCTGACCGGGAAGATCATCCAGCGCTTCGGCCTGGGCGCGACGCTGGCGATCCTGCCGGTCGCCACCGCGCTCGGCTTCATCGGGCTGGCGATCTATGGCTCGTTCGCGGCGCTGATCCTGCTCGAGGCGGCCAACCGCGCCGTGCAGCGTGGCATCACCCGGCCGGCGCGCGAGGCGCTGTTCACCGTGGTCAGCCGCGAGGAGAAATACAAGGCCAAGGCCTTCGTGGACACCTTCATGTACCGCGTCGGCGATGTCGTCGGCGCGCAGGCCGAAGGCGTGCTCGGGCGGCTGGGCCTGGCCATGGGCGGACTGGTGGGCGCAGTCGTTCCACTGGCGCTGGCATGGGCCGCGCTGGGCATCTGGCTGGGACGCGCGCAAGCCCGGCGCAGCACGCCGCCGGCAGAAGCCGCGCCTGCTCCTTCCAGAGGCGCGCACGAAGACCCCTCCCCCGCTGCGGCGCATACCGCCGCATCTTCCGCGCGCTAG
- a CDS encoding ATP-binding protein produces MRALRTRLLVALAAVLLAAWGGWFLMQYLEMTARQGGEVDGMLRNVAEQILYSLPADIATAGQQRQFALGGEATPASGKFAALGFQVWERGTGRRLMSSRPAPAHAMVPDFTDGFSETTIAGAPWRVFALSDADARVQVQVGLPQAALRAELRRWFGASLGSALLLLLCIGVAIWLVIHWSLRPVVRVSQSLATRAPLDLAPLPERGLPDEFTPLVRSFNQLMARLAQALQHERQFLDEAAHELRTPLAALLTQAQVLQHAGDRDEAREALDHLVAGIERTSRLAQQLLDAARVEGGGGVARAAEVDLALVVGMVADEFELFALRGGQSIEVEGGHAPVHGDIDDLGILVRNLLDNALRHGGQGTRVRLETRVENEGRAPVAILTVADDGPGIAEDERERVFERFYRAGTGHRAQGIGMGLSLVERVVASHGGRLRCGAGLDGHGFGVEIRLPAISASRPHADRGR; encoded by the coding sequence ATGCGCGCACTGCGTACGCGACTGCTGGTGGCGCTGGCGGCGGTGCTGCTCGCCGCCTGGGGCGGCTGGTTTCTGATGCAGTACCTGGAGATGACGGCGCGGCAGGGCGGCGAGGTCGATGGCATGTTGCGCAATGTTGCCGAGCAGATCCTTTATTCGTTGCCGGCGGACATCGCGACCGCGGGCCAGCAGCGGCAGTTCGCGCTTGGCGGTGAAGCGACGCCGGCCAGCGGCAAGTTCGCCGCGCTGGGGTTCCAGGTCTGGGAGCGCGGCACCGGGCGGCGCCTGATGTCGTCGCGGCCGGCACCGGCGCACGCAATGGTGCCGGACTTCACGGACGGTTTTTCGGAGACGACCATCGCCGGTGCGCCTTGGCGCGTGTTCGCGCTCAGCGATGCCGACGCGCGGGTGCAGGTGCAGGTCGGCTTGCCGCAAGCGGCGCTGCGCGCGGAGCTGCGGCGGTGGTTCGGCGCCAGCCTCGGCAGCGCACTGCTGCTGCTGTTGTGCATCGGCGTTGCGATCTGGCTGGTGATCCACTGGTCGCTGCGGCCGGTGGTGCGGGTCAGCCAGTCGCTCGCCACGCGCGCGCCGCTGGACCTGGCGCCGCTGCCGGAACGCGGACTGCCGGACGAGTTCACGCCGCTGGTGCGCTCGTTCAACCAGTTGATGGCGCGCCTGGCGCAGGCGCTGCAGCACGAGCGCCAGTTCCTCGACGAGGCCGCGCACGAACTGCGCACGCCGCTGGCGGCGTTGCTGACCCAGGCGCAGGTGCTGCAGCACGCAGGCGACCGCGACGAGGCGCGCGAGGCGCTCGACCATCTGGTTGCCGGGATCGAGCGCACCTCGCGGCTGGCGCAGCAACTGCTCGATGCCGCGCGGGTGGAGGGCGGTGGCGGCGTCGCGCGCGCGGCGGAGGTCGATCTGGCGCTGGTCGTGGGAATGGTCGCCGACGAATTCGAACTGTTCGCGCTGCGCGGTGGCCAGTCGATCGAGGTCGAAGGCGGGCACGCGCCGGTGCATGGCGACATCGACGATCTGGGAATCCTGGTCCGGAACCTGCTCGACAACGCCCTGCGGCACGGAGGGCAGGGCACGCGCGTGCGACTGGAAACCCGGGTCGAGAACGAGGGCCGCGCGCCGGTGGCGATCCTGACCGTCGCCGACGATGGTCCGGGCATCGCCGAGGACGAACGCGAGCGGGTATTCGAGCGGTTCTACCGCGCCGGCACCGGCCATCGCGCACAGGGCATCGGCATGGGCCTGTCGCTGGTCGAGCGCGTGGTCGCCTCTCATGGCGGGCGGCTGCGCTGTGGCGCGGGGCTCGACGGCCACGGCTTTGGCGTCGAGATCCGGTTGCCCGCCATCTCTGCAAGCCGCCCCCACGCCGACCGCGGCCGGTAG
- a CDS encoding MFS transporter — MRRTDISTQRPLLWETAFNLRRDELGPVLIASLCFFFVLTALMVLRPARDALGMEHEIEGVRRLITVTAVLTLAANPLFGWLVSRLRRLQFIGATYGLLALTLVGFWGLMTFAPGAARQGAGQVFYVWFNVFNLFVTMVFWALLTERFTSDQGMRFFALISIGGTLGAIFGPWLASQLAEPLGTSSLLLVAGGFLLLGMLAAWLLLRVVPDHAADTGLAASLRADDAARIGGSAWAGIGLVLRSPYLACIAGYVMLMAVMVTFVYFTRLQMVAAMADGIDARAAILGKMDMWTHVAALALQLTLAGRIIKRFGLGVALAILPVATAAGFVGLAIYGSFAALVLLEAVTHAVQRGIAQPAREALFTVVDREGKYKAKALVDTFIHRAGDVVGAQTEGALGRLGLAMGGLVGVVVPLALAWLALGLWLGHAQARRAAPPLTRGSPAPSRATNNHTVRPVA; from the coding sequence ATGCGTCGGACCGACATATCCACCCAGCGCCCGCTTCTGTGGGAGACAGCGTTCAACCTCCGTCGCGACGAACTCGGGCCGGTCCTGATCGCGTCGCTGTGCTTCTTCTTCGTGCTGACCGCCCTGATGGTGTTGCGGCCCGCGCGCGACGCCCTGGGCATGGAGCATGAGATCGAAGGCGTGCGCCGACTGATCACCGTCACCGCGGTATTGACGCTGGCGGCGAACCCGCTGTTCGGCTGGCTGGTCAGCCGCTTGCGCCGGTTGCAGTTCATCGGCGCGACCTACGGCTTACTCGCACTGACCCTGGTGGGCTTCTGGGGCCTGATGACGTTCGCACCGGGTGCGGCACGCCAGGGCGCCGGCCAGGTGTTCTACGTCTGGTTCAACGTGTTCAACCTGTTCGTCACCATGGTGTTCTGGGCGTTGCTGACCGAACGCTTCACCAGCGACCAGGGCATGCGTTTCTTCGCCCTGATCTCGATCGGCGGCACGCTCGGCGCGATCTTCGGCCCATGGCTCGCCTCGCAGTTGGCCGAGCCGCTGGGCACGTCCAGCCTGTTGCTGGTCGCCGGCGGCTTCCTGCTGCTGGGCATGCTGGCCGCCTGGCTGCTGCTGCGGGTCGTGCCCGACCATGCGGCCGACACCGGCCTGGCCGCGTCGCTGCGCGCGGACGACGCCGCGCGCATCGGCGGCAGCGCCTGGGCCGGCATCGGCCTGGTGCTCCGCTCGCCCTACCTGGCCTGCATCGCCGGCTACGTGATGCTGATGGCGGTGATGGTGACCTTCGTGTACTTCACCCGCCTGCAGATGGTCGCGGCGATGGCTGACGGCATCGACGCGCGCGCGGCGATCCTGGGCAAGATGGACATGTGGACGCACGTCGCTGCGTTGGCGCTGCAGCTCACCCTCGCCGGACGGATCATCAAGCGCTTCGGCCTGGGCGTCGCGCTGGCGATCCTGCCGGTGGCCACCGCAGCCGGTTTCGTTGGATTGGCGATCTACGGTTCGTTCGCGGCATTGGTGCTGCTGGAGGCCGTCACCCACGCGGTGCAACGTGGCATCGCCCAGCCGGCGCGCGAGGCGCTGTTCACCGTCGTCGACCGCGAAGGCAAGTACAAGGCCAAGGCGCTCGTCGACACCTTCATCCACCGCGCAGGCGATGTGGTTGGAGCCCAGACCGAGGGCGCGCTGGGTCGGCTCGGGCTCGCGATGGGCGGCCTGGTCGGCGTGGTCGTGCCGCTGGCGCTGGCGTGGCTGGCGCTGGGCCTTTGGCTGGGCCACGCACAGGCGCGGCGCGCAGCGCCGCCGCTGACGCGTGGCAGCCCGGCACCATCCCGCGCCACGAACAATCACACCGTCCGACCCGTTGCGTAG
- a CDS encoding AraC family transcriptional regulator, which yields MTLDTAHVEKDPSGLRVVPDSLHLRDAAVLPAGATCKSGMGFVELVGSRADVGISESVCDDAFMIAVQLKDCPDFDLFVDERAHRHRGFVTGSVAIYDLRANLVYDLRAPRSAKADESFHAIDFYLPRTSLNALTDDMGCGRIDELRHEPARALADQVSGNLLRAVQPTLAARAEERNGLFVDHVAMALATHVVHAYGGARSLPRSAFGRLAPWQERAAKEYLAANLSGNIALSDLATICELSVRQFTRAFRVSTGMSAHAWLRQARIEKAKSLLVARNSVLADIAFHCGFADQSHFTRVFQRNVGVGPGAWRRMYRR from the coding sequence ATGACCCTCGATACTGCACACGTGGAGAAAGATCCTTCCGGCCTCCGGGTCGTTCCCGACTCTCTCCATTTGCGCGATGCCGCCGTGCTCCCAGCAGGTGCAACATGCAAGTCGGGCATGGGATTTGTAGAACTGGTCGGCAGTCGGGCGGACGTAGGCATCAGTGAATCCGTTTGCGACGACGCGTTCATGATCGCGGTCCAGCTCAAGGACTGCCCGGATTTCGACTTGTTTGTGGATGAGCGGGCGCACCGCCACCGGGGCTTCGTGACCGGCAGCGTCGCGATCTATGACCTTCGCGCCAATCTGGTCTACGACCTGCGCGCGCCGAGGTCGGCGAAGGCTGACGAATCGTTTCATGCGATCGATTTCTACCTGCCTCGAACATCGCTCAACGCCCTAACCGACGACATGGGGTGCGGCCGAATCGATGAGCTCAGGCACGAGCCCGCAAGAGCGCTCGCGGATCAGGTTTCGGGCAACCTCCTGAGGGCTGTTCAGCCCACGCTGGCAGCACGGGCCGAAGAGCGCAACGGCCTGTTTGTCGACCACGTGGCAATGGCGCTTGCCACACATGTCGTGCACGCCTATGGCGGAGCCCGGTCGCTGCCGCGATCGGCGTTTGGACGCTTGGCCCCCTGGCAGGAACGGGCGGCGAAGGAATATCTTGCCGCAAATCTCAGCGGCAACATCGCATTGAGCGACCTGGCAACGATCTGTGAGCTGTCAGTCCGACAATTCACGCGGGCCTTTCGCGTGTCCACGGGCATGTCAGCCCATGCTTGGCTGCGGCAGGCGCGAATAGAGAAGGCAAAGAGCCTGCTCGTCGCTCGGAACTCGGTGCTTGCTGACATCGCCTTCCACTGCGGCTTCGCCGACCAAAGCCATTTCACCCGGGTCTTCCAGCGAAACGTTGGCGTAGGCCCCGGCGCCTGGCGGCGCATGTACCGACGCTAG
- a CDS encoding MipA/OmpV family protein, protein MTARNLVKLALLALPATALGQQPPPAAGTWSIGAGAAAIDSPYAGEGTRIRPFPLVGYEGERVFLRGVSGGVHVYKSGGFTLDALLSARLDGFDIGDLGRTELLANGVNPDLLSDRDDGIDAGFRASVGSTWGAIALEAVHDISDTSDGYQISLDYRYTWLLDRSTLTTNAGANWMSSDLANYYFGILDEEVARGVAAYAPGSVLVPRVGLTLMQPIGTTKWQLLGSVEYRFLPSELSDSPLLEHGRNGLGRVVLGLSRRF, encoded by the coding sequence ATGACAGCACGCAACCTCGTAAAACTCGCTCTTCTCGCGCTTCCCGCCACCGCGCTCGGCCAGCAGCCCCCGCCCGCCGCCGGCACATGGTCCATCGGTGCCGGCGCTGCGGCCATCGACAGCCCCTATGCCGGCGAAGGGACGCGGATACGCCCCTTTCCCCTGGTCGGCTACGAGGGAGAACGCGTATTCCTGCGCGGCGTCTCCGGCGGCGTGCACGTGTACAAGTCCGGCGGGTTCACGCTCGATGCGCTGCTGTCCGCCCGGCTCGACGGCTTCGACATCGGCGATCTCGGGCGCACCGAGCTTCTCGCCAACGGCGTGAATCCCGACCTGCTGAGCGATCGCGACGACGGCATCGACGCCGGCTTTCGCGCCAGTGTCGGGTCGACGTGGGGCGCGATCGCGCTCGAAGCCGTCCACGACATTTCCGATACCAGCGACGGCTACCAGATCTCCCTGGACTATCGGTACACGTGGCTGCTCGACCGCAGCACGCTCACGACCAACGCGGGCGCGAACTGGATGTCGTCGGATCTGGCCAACTACTACTTCGGAATCCTCGACGAGGAAGTCGCGCGCGGCGTCGCCGCGTATGCGCCGGGGTCGGTGCTGGTCCCGCGCGTCGGACTGACCCTGATGCAGCCGATCGGAACGACGAAGTGGCAACTGCTCGGATCGGTCGAGTATCGGTTCCTGCCAAGCGAGCTCAGCGACAGCCCGTTGCTGGAACATGGTCGCAACGGGCTCGGGCGCGTGGTGCTCGGGCTGAGCAGGCGCTTTTGA
- a CDS encoding response regulator transcription factor — MDALLLVEDDHMLGRALTAALGQEGWRVVHCEDAASARAALVDHAFVAVLLDLGLPGGSGLEVLATMRSRYDPTPVLIITARDQLSDRVRGLDAGADDYIVKPFQRDEMLARLRAVLRRSRGAVTPVLRWRDVEVDPAARTVTRGGKRVSLSASEYSILVALLQARGRVLSRDQLRDRLYGGDAEIGSNTVAVYVHQLRRKLGDEVVLTELGFGYRAGSEG, encoded by the coding sequence ATGGATGCACTCCTTCTCGTCGAAGACGACCACATGCTTGGCCGTGCGCTGACTGCCGCGCTCGGCCAGGAAGGCTGGCGCGTAGTCCATTGCGAGGACGCGGCATCCGCGCGCGCCGCCCTGGTCGACCATGCCTTCGTCGCGGTGTTGCTCGACCTCGGGCTGCCGGGCGGCTCCGGGCTGGAAGTGCTGGCGACGATGCGCAGCCGCTATGACCCGACGCCGGTGCTGATCATCACCGCGCGCGATCAGCTCAGCGACCGGGTCCGCGGGCTGGACGCCGGCGCCGACGACTACATCGTCAAGCCGTTCCAGCGCGACGAGATGCTGGCCCGGCTGCGCGCGGTGCTGCGCCGCAGCCGTGGCGCGGTGACGCCAGTGCTGCGCTGGCGCGATGTCGAGGTCGATCCGGCCGCGCGGACGGTGACCAGGGGCGGCAAGCGGGTGAGCCTGAGTGCGAGCGAGTACAGCATCCTGGTGGCGTTGCTGCAGGCGCGCGGTCGGGTCCTCAGCCGCGATCAACTGCGAGATCGGCTCTACGGCGGCGATGCAGAGATCGGCAGCAACACGGTCGCGGTATACGTGCACCAGTTGCGGCGCAAGCTCGGCGACGAGGTGGTGTTGACCGAACTCGGTTTCGGTTACCGCGCCGGGAGCGAAGGCTGA
- a CDS encoding SDR family oxidoreductase produces the protein MINWTVRTIFSRRRRPALAAGTGSHSTQDRRAARHGWRNRLAALSVLLSCAFSTGSALAQDPPKPDWGLADIPSQKGHIFLITGGTSGMGYEDAQALAAAGAQVVIAARNPQRGQEAIERIKQRTPDAQVRFEAVDLADLSSVRALARRLDTTLPRLDGLINNAAIMAPPERGTSPDGFEMQFATNYAGHFVLTAELLPLLRKSQSPRVVTVSSIAAQRGRINFDDLQSKQAYDPMAAYAQSKLACLMFAFELQRHSEAEGWGIRSIAAHPGVAVTELVARGPGLDSAQGRQWSSNREHFQTAAQGAVPTLYAATAAEAQGGAYYGPTGPNELAGPLGLAAVPAAARDATVAAYLWTISEELTGTRFPTRAR, from the coding sequence ATGATCAACTGGACAGTTCGCACGATTTTCTCTCGACGTCGGCGCCCGGCGCTGGCCGCTGGAACTGGCAGCCACAGCACCCAGGATCGGCGTGCCGCCCGCCATGGATGGCGGAACCGGCTTGCCGCCCTCAGCGTGCTGCTGAGCTGCGCTTTCTCGACAGGCAGCGCGCTTGCGCAGGACCCGCCGAAGCCCGATTGGGGCCTGGCCGACATTCCCTCGCAGAAAGGCCACATCTTCCTGATCACCGGCGGCACCAGCGGCATGGGATACGAAGATGCCCAGGCCCTGGCCGCTGCGGGCGCCCAGGTGGTGATCGCGGCGCGCAACCCGCAACGGGGCCAGGAAGCGATCGAACGGATCAAGCAACGGACGCCCGACGCCCAGGTGCGGTTCGAAGCCGTCGACCTGGCCGACCTGTCCTCGGTTCGCGCGTTGGCGCGACGTCTGGACACCACCCTGCCCCGGCTCGATGGCCTGATCAACAACGCCGCCATCATGGCGCCACCGGAACGCGGCACGTCGCCGGACGGCTTTGAGATGCAGTTCGCCACCAACTACGCGGGGCATTTCGTGCTGACCGCCGAACTGTTGCCGCTGCTGCGCAAGTCCCAGTCCCCCCGCGTGGTCACGGTGTCCAGCATCGCAGCGCAACGCGGCCGCATCAATTTCGACGATCTCCAATCCAAACAGGCCTACGACCCGATGGCCGCCTACGCCCAGTCCAAGCTGGCGTGCCTGATGTTCGCCTTCGAGCTACAGCGGCACAGCGAGGCCGAAGGCTGGGGCATCCGCAGCATCGCCGCCCACCCCGGCGTGGCGGTGACCGAACTGGTGGCACGCGGCCCGGGCCTGGACAGCGCACAGGGCCGCCAGTGGTCCAGCAACCGCGAGCACTTCCAGACCGCCGCCCAGGGCGCGGTGCCCACCCTGTACGCCGCCACGGCGGCCGAAGCGCAAGGCGGGGCCTATTACGGCCCGACCGGCCCGAACGAACTGGCCGGCCCGCTCGGCCTGGCGGCCGTTCCCGCCGCAGCCCGCGACGCGACGGTGGCGGCCTACCTGTGGACGATCAGCGAAGAACTCACCGGCACGCGCTTTCCCACGCGCGCCCGGTGA
- a CDS encoding TetR/AcrR family transcriptional regulator yields MSELLPRAGIVPAEGLRERKRRQTQQRIAEIGQRLFLSKGYDSTTLDAIAAEAGISRRSFFSYFKSKDDIIFFWMDADRASLIASLLKTSPDVPPLDAVRDVMVKHIARYTTEQMIAVDNLMLSSESLLARKQAHYAEQEQALFNALCEVWRQPERRAALRMVAMLSIGAMKIALQAWREQTGQRKSAAKFLRDAFDTLKSVL; encoded by the coding sequence ATGTCGGAACTCCTTCCCCGCGCGGGCATTGTGCCCGCAGAAGGCTTGCGGGAACGCAAGCGCCGCCAGACGCAGCAGCGTATCGCGGAGATCGGCCAGCGCCTGTTCCTCAGCAAGGGCTACGACAGCACGACGCTGGACGCGATCGCAGCAGAGGCCGGCATCTCGCGTCGCAGCTTCTTCTCGTACTTCAAGTCCAAGGACGACATCATATTCTTCTGGATGGACGCCGACAGGGCGAGCCTGATCGCCAGCCTGCTGAAGACCTCGCCCGACGTGCCACCGCTCGACGCGGTGCGCGACGTGATGGTCAAGCACATCGCGCGATACACGACCGAGCAGATGATCGCGGTCGACAATCTCATGCTGTCGAGCGAATCGCTGCTTGCGCGCAAGCAGGCACACTACGCGGAACAGGAACAGGCGCTGTTCAACGCACTGTGCGAGGTCTGGCGACAGCCCGAACGCCGCGCGGCGCTTCGGATGGTGGCCATGCTGTCCATCGGCGCGATGAAGATCGCGCTTCAGGCGTGGCGGGAACAGACCGGTCAGCGGAAGTCAGCCGCCAAGTTCTTGCGCGACGCCTTTGACACCCTGAAGTCCGTACTTTGA
- a CDS encoding alpha/beta hydrolase, producing MELKDALISIVLVHGGFVDASGWRGVYEELTRDGYRVSVVQNPTTSLADDVAATRRAISAIDGRVVLVGHSYGGVVITEAGHDPKVAGLVYVAAFAPDAGESVSSLIANPPPGAPVPPILPPKEGWLLLDRSKFAGAFAADLDPALAQFMADSQLPWGVNALAGAIGTPAWKSKPSYYLVATEDHMIPVPAQRSMAERVGATVAEVPGSHSVYVSKPKEVAALIRRAAEEVSK from the coding sequence ATGGAACTGAAAGACGCATTGATTTCCATCGTTCTCGTCCACGGCGGTTTCGTGGACGCATCGGGCTGGCGGGGTGTCTACGAGGAACTGACCAGGGACGGCTACCGCGTCAGCGTAGTCCAGAACCCGACAACGTCCTTGGCGGACGATGTGGCGGCTACCCGCCGGGCCATCTCGGCAATCGACGGACGCGTGGTCTTGGTTGGCCACTCCTACGGTGGCGTCGTCATTACCGAGGCCGGCCACGACCCCAAGGTCGCGGGTTTGGTCTATGTCGCTGCGTTCGCGCCCGATGCGGGCGAGTCGGTGTCCTCGCTGATCGCCAATCCTCCTCCTGGCGCTCCGGTGCCGCCGATCCTGCCCCCAAAGGAGGGATGGCTCCTGCTGGACCGGTCGAAGTTCGCAGGCGCGTTCGCTGCTGATCTGGATCCCGCGCTGGCACAATTCATGGCCGACTCCCAGCTGCCCTGGGGCGTGAACGCCCTGGCAGGCGCGATCGGCACGCCCGCATGGAAAAGCAAGCCCAGCTACTACCTCGTGGCCACAGAAGATCACATGATCCCGGTCCCTGCCCAGCGCTCGATGGCAGAGCGTGTGGGCGCGACGGTTGCGGAGGTCCCCGGAAGCCACTCCGTGTACGTCTCGAAGCCCAAGGAAGTCGCCGCACTGATTCGCCGTGCGGCCGAGGAGGTTTCCAAGTAG